A stretch of Lathyrus oleraceus cultivar Zhongwan6 chromosome 6, CAAS_Psat_ZW6_1.0, whole genome shotgun sequence DNA encodes these proteins:
- the LOC127098611 gene encoding nuclear pore complex protein NUP214 isoform X4 — MMIRVKQQLLINLKLTDQSGFQKLSFKQMKMIIFSWDYVLIKFQYIKKLEFNLVQMRKKLSSHLIVFLCVSHWMGNLFCFMLPGGKVSPEVDSTEHDEKDAPVKLPVDESSIFSHGLQKKEHELGQDVEVRPFAEGYTEYPEVGSATSVQSLKSDVLQRVLSVDVKQVNDNHDNSSRDSQRASHLLPGGTFSFSKNSNVTSVSGSSYVDGSGYQNKKYTMGATNANTPNVPGSIGGKPFFVKDANVESPATYSAANVPGSTGGKPFHVKDVNVESPGVYSASRPVQSGGQLTSVGAESSHLSLLGNSTTGKSSIRKFHPSDEQHVNSSKPGISSSDLSKQFGNINEMTKELDLLLKSVEEAGGFRDACTRSLQSSIEEVERNMDTLSKQCKIRMGQVDQHLEEVHYLLNNTIQVVARKVYLEDIYKQACDSRYWDLWNRQKLNSELELKRQHILSLNQDLTNQLVELERHFNALELNKFSQYGGHHIGRGASQNRYGPSRHIQSLHSLQNAIRSQLVAAESLSECLSKQMTTLSLRSPTEEQKNVKELFETIGIPYDASFGSPDTKVLMKTPSSKKLLFSDLTSSKEKSKRVQGSYMKSCEPETARRRRDSLDQSWTCSEPPKTIIKRMLLQDLQKPKWKESPFSKEKIKASMPVQSAPHQMNARIPSAGFLDSHPALKDVSEHSKAFMQDGDLKAHFRVSDSKSHVLQRSNISAVPPRPAFPLSPTIVHGHATESREFAAEKLNVKKFDSSSNSESKPFSLTEMPQKFSISTRSTTETPSSLFKSSAVPITNSTMATGTSFTTGDKLSSAFTPESWKKNIPFSESHSSSISATSNTVGKVSGFNFDKSWPENNVPAVPKFSSSRDSLSPPTIKTPSVSSASLSVSSLALPTAAVSATLSNTMTSSNFSIDSNHMSTSSASNSLHLSNQVPKQTLSPLPNPLSLNSTLESPKSEIQPSAVPDLKTNSDVAAKVATQLNEPLNGQSEMKLGSSRNFSPTNEQPAKNITSSDINIASVSQSERPSDAPLQLSTSFLTSASVSSGKNGGLDFGLSQEDEMEEEAPETSNSTELSLGSLGGFGIGSTPNPSVPKSNPFGGSFNNVSTSLSSSTNPLSVPSGELFRPASFTFPSTPASAPALSTNSGAFSGGFGVGATVPAQAPSPFGQPAQVGSGQQVLGSVLGSFGQSRQLGSALPGSGFASPPGFGGGFAASNNTGGFSNAAVGGGFAGRTSAGGGFAAIASTGGGFASVTSTGSGFGGFAGAAPAGGGFAGAAPAGGGFAGAAPAGGGFAGAAPAGGGFAGAAPAGGGFGAAATSTGGFAGAGSGGGFGAFNSQGSGGFSAFSNAGGNKPPELFTQMRK; from the exons ATGATGATAAGAGTGAAGCAGCAATTGTTGATAAACTTGAAATTGACCGATCAAAGTGGATTCCAAAAATTGAGCTTCAAG CAAATGAAGATGATAATCTTCTCTTGGGATTATGTATTGATAAAGTTTCAATATATCAAAAAGTTGGAATTCAACTTGGTGCAAATGAGGAAAAAACTGAGCTCTCACCTTATTGTGTTCTTATGTGTCTCACACTGGATGGGAAACTTGTTTTGTTTCATGTTGCCAG GAGGTAAAGTTTCACCTGAGGTTGATTCTACTGAGCATGATGAGAAAGACGCTCCTGTAAAGCTACCTGTTGATGAAAGCTCCATCTTTTCTCATGGATTGCAGAAAAAGGAACATGAATTGGGTCAG GATGTTGAAGTTAGGCCTTTTGCTGAAGGTTATACTGAGTACCCTGAAGTGGGATCAGCAACAAGTGTACAGTCTTTGAAGTCTGATGTGCTGCAAAGGGTTCTAAGTGTAGATGTGAAGCAAGTTAATGATAATCACGATAATAGTTCACGAGACTCGCAAAGAGCTTCTCATCTATTGCCTGGTGGAACATTTTCGTTCTCCAAAAACTCTAATGTGACTTCAGTTTCAGGTTCAAGTTATGTTGATGGTAGTGGttatcaaaataaaaaatataccATGGGTGCTACAAATGCCAACACTCCAAACGTTCCTGGTAGCATAGGTGGAAAGCCTTTTTTTGTAAAGGATGCAAATGTTGAATCTCCTGCTACCTATTCTGCTGCAAATGTTCCTGGTAGCACTGGTGGAAAGCCTTTTCATGTAAAGGATGTGAATGTTGAATCTCCTGGCGTCTACTCTGCCAGTAGGCCTGTTCAGAGTGGTGGACAACTAACTTCCGTAGGAGCAGAAAGTTCACATTTGTCATTACTCGGAAACTCTACAACTGGAAAGTCATCTATACGAAAGTTTCATCCTTCTGATGAGCAGCATGTAAATTCATCCAAGCCTGGGATTTCAAGTTCTGATTTGTCAAAGCAGTTTGGCAAT ATTAATGAGATGACCAAAGAACTGGATCTGCTTTTAAAGTCAGTAGAAGAGGCTGGAGGCTTTAGAGATGCTTGCACCAGGTCGCTACAAAGTTCAATTGAGGAAGTGGAGCGCAACATGGACACTCTATCTAAACAATGCAAAATACGGATG GGCCAAGTGGATCAACATCTTGAGGAGGTTCATTATCTTCTTAACAATACAATACAAG TCGTGGCAAGAAAAGTATACTTGGAAGACATATATAAGCAAGCCTGTGATAGCCGATATTGGGACCTATGGAATAGGCAAAAGTTGAATTCAGAACTAGAGCTAAAGCGACAGCATATACTGAGTCTGAATCAG GATTTAACTAATCAGTTAGTTGAATTGGAGAGACATTTCAATGCCCTTGAACTGAACAAATTCAGTCAATATGGTGGCCATCACATTGGTCGCGGAGCTTCACAAAATAGATATGGACCTTCAAG GCACATTCAGTCACTGCATAGTTTACAGAATGCAATCAGGTCGCAACTTGTAGCTGCAGAGAGTCTCTCTGAATGCCTTTCAAAACAGATGACTACATTGAGTTTAAGGTCCCCAACTGAGGAGCAAAAGAATGTGAAAGAGCTCTTTGAAACAATAGGAATTCCCTATGACGCTTCTTTTGGCTCTCCAGATACAAAAGTTCTTATGAAGACTCCTTCTAGTAAGAAGCTCTTGTTTTCTGATTTGACTAGTAGTAAAGAAAAATCCAAGAGAGTTCAAGGCAGTTATATGAAGAGTTGTGAACCAGAAACAGCTAGGAGGAGGAGAGACTCACTTGACCAG AGTTGGACCTGTTCTGAACCTCCTAAAACTATCATCAAAAGGATGCTGCTGCAAGACCTCCAGAAACCGAAGTGGAAAGAATCACcattttcaaaagaaaaaattaaagCTTCCATGCCAGTGCAATCCGCTCCTCATCAAATGAATGCCAGAATTCCCTCAG CAGGCTTTCTGGATTCCCATCCAGCACTTAAAGACGTGTCAGAACACTCAAAGGCATTTATGCAGGATGGCGACCTCAAAGCACACTTTAGAGTTTCAGATTCCAAGTCTCATGTTTTGCAAAGAAGTAATATCTCTGCAGTTCCCCCACGTCCTGCATTCCCCTTGTCACCTACAATTGTGCATGGTCATGCTACAGAATCGAGAGAATTTGCTGCCGAAAAATTGAATGTTAAAAAATTTGATTCAAGTTCGAATAGTGAGAGCAAGCCTTTTTCACTCACGGAAATGCCCCAAAAGTTCTCAATATCTACCCGCTCAACCACAGAAACACCTTCATCTTTGTTTAAATCAAGTGCAGTGCCCATTACAAACAGTACAATGGCTACGGGTACAAGTTTCACAACGGGAGACAAACTTTCAAGTGCATTTACTCCTGAATCTTGGAAAAAAAACATCCCATTCTCAGAGTCACACTCGTCCTCTATTTCTGCCACTTCAAATACGGTTGGAAAAGTTTCCGGGTTCAATTTTGATAAAAGCTGGCCTGAAAATAATGTTCCAGCAGTGCCCAAGTTTAGTAGTTCTCGTGATTCTCTGTCTCCTCCTACTATTAAAACACCATCGGTTTCTTCAGCATCATTATCTGTCTCGTCCTTAGCTTTGCCTACAGCAGCAGTGTCAGCGACATTAAGCAATACTATGACTAGTTCAAACTTTAGTATAGATTCTAATCACATGTCAACATCTTCAGCATCAAATTCTCTTCACTTATCTAATCAGGTCCCTAAACAAACGTTGTCCCCGTTACCTAATCCCCTTTCCTTGAACTCAACTTTGGAGTCGCCTAAATCGGAGATTCAACCATCTGCTGTACCTGATTTAAAGACTAATTCAGATGTTGCTGCAAAAGTGGCCACTCAGCTAAATGAGCCTCTAAATGGTCAATCTGAAATGAAGCTTGGATCTTCAAGAAACTTCAGTCCTACTAATGAACAGCCTGCCAAGAATATAACTAGTTCTGATATCAATATTGCCTCAGTTTCTCAATCAGAAAGGCCTTCAGATGCACCTCTGCAACTTTCAACTTCTTTTCTTACTTCTGCTAGTGTTTCAAGCGGGAAAAATGGGGGCTTGGATTTTGGACTTTCTCAGGAAGATGAGATGGAGGAAGAAGCTCCTGAGACAAGTAACTCAACGGAACTTAGTTTGGGAAGCCTTGGCGGTTTCGGAATTGGCTCAACCCCTAACCCATCAGTTCCTAAATCAAATCCATTTGGGGGTTCATTTAATAATGTATCAACAAGTTTATCAAGCTCTACAAATCCATTATCAGTTCCCAGTGGAGAGTTGTTTCGACCAGCATCTTTTACATTCCCAAGCACTCCAGCATCTGCGCCAGCTCTGTCAACAAATTCAGGTGCATTTTCTGGGGGTTTTGGTGTTGGGGCAACTGTTCCTGCACAAGCTCCAAGTCCATTTGGGCAACCAGCACAAGTTGGATCAGGGCAGCAGGTTCTTGGATCAGTTCTTGGTTCTTTTGGACAATCAAGGCAACTTGGCAGTGCTCTTCCTGGAAGTGGTTTTGCATCTCCCCCTGGTTTTGGTGGTGGATTTGCTGCCAGTAATAATACTGGTGGATTTTCAAATGCTGCTGTTGGTGGAGGGTTTGCTGGTAGAACATCAGCAGGTGGAGGGTTTGCTGCCATAGCATCCACAGGTGGAGGCTTTGCAAGCGTTACATCCACAGGTAGTGGATTTGGTGGATTTGCCGGTGCTGCTCCTGCTGGTGGTGGATTTGCCGGTGCTGCTCCAGCTGGTGGTGGATTTGCCGGTGCTGCTCCCGCTGGTGGTGGGTTTGCCGGTGCTGCTCCAGCTGGTGGTGGATTTGCCGGTGCTGCTCCCGCtggtggtggttttggtgctgctgcTACTTCAACTGGTGGATTTGCAGGAGCCGGTTCTGGTGGTGGGTTCGGAGCATTTAACAGCCAAGGAAGTGGTGGTTTTTCTGCTTTTAGTAATGCTGGAGGTAACAAACCACCTGAGTTGTTCACGCAGATGAGAAAGTAG
- the LOC127098611 gene encoding nuclear pore complex protein NUP214 isoform X1 yields the protein MTAVKIEEFEGDVVPTTDHFFVKIGEPVPLNSDDSNFDLQTPPSQPLSLSERFRLTFVAHSSGFYVVKTKDLIDSAKGSGSSVEELSLVDVPIGRVRILAVSTDNSLLAAAVAGDIRFYSVDSFLNKEVKLSFSCSLNDSAFVKDMRWTTSSKSSYVVLSNTGQLYHGEAGFPLKHVIDSVEAVDWCVKGTLVAVARKNVLSILSTKFEEKVSIPLPFRSWIGDSEENVSVKVDSVKCVRPDSIIIGCFQLTEDGQEENYLIQVISSKLGEISDDCSELVVQSFYDNYPLLVDDIVSPGSGPYLLLAYLEQCQLVINANMKNTDNHISLLGWSEDDDKSEAAIVDKLEIDRSKWIPKIELQANEDDNLLLGLCIDKVSIYQKVGIQLGANEEKTELSPYCVLMCLTLDGKLVLFHVASLAGGKVSPEVDSTEHDEKDAPVKLPVDESSIFSHGLQKKEHELGQDVEVRPFAEGYTEYPEVGSATSVQSLKSDVLQRVLSVDVKQVNDNHDNSSRDSQRASHLLPGGTFSFSKNSNVTSVSGSSYVDGSGYQNKKYTMGATNANTPNVPGSIGGKPFFVKDANVESPATYSAANVPGSTGGKPFHVKDVNVESPGVYSASRPVQSGGQLTSVGAESSHLSLLGNSTTGKSSIRKFHPSDEQHVNSSKPGISSSDLSKQFGNINEMTKELDLLLKSVEEAGGFRDACTRSLQSSIEEVERNMDTLSKQCKIRMGQVDQHLEEVHYLLNNTIQVVARKVYLEDIYKQACDSRYWDLWNRQKLNSELELKRQHILSLNQDLTNQLVELERHFNALELNKFSQYGGHHIGRGASQNRYGPSRHIQSLHSLQNAIRSQLVAAESLSECLSKQMTTLSLRSPTEEQKNVKELFETIGIPYDASFGSPDTKVLMKTPSSKKLLFSDLTSSKEKSKRVQGSYMKSCEPETARRRRDSLDQSWTCSEPPKTIIKRMLLQDLQKPKWKESPFSKEKIKASMPVQSAPHQMNARIPSAGFLDSHPALKDVSEHSKAFMQDGDLKAHFRVSDSKSHVLQRSNISAVPPRPAFPLSPTIVHGHATESREFAAEKLNVKKFDSSSNSESKPFSLTEMPQKFSISTRSTTETPSSLFKSSAVPITNSTMATGTSFTTGDKLSSAFTPESWKKNIPFSESHSSSISATSNTVGKVSGFNFDKSWPENNVPAVPKFSSSRDSLSPPTIKTPSVSSASLSVSSLALPTAAVSATLSNTMTSSNFSIDSNHMSTSSASNSLHLSNQVPKQTLSPLPNPLSLNSTLESPKSEIQPSAVPDLKTNSDVAAKVATQLNEPLNGQSEMKLGSSRNFSPTNEQPAKNITSSDINIASVSQSERPSDAPLQLSTSFLTSASVSSGKNGGLDFGLSQEDEMEEEAPETSNSTELSLGSLGGFGIGSTPNPSVPKSNPFGGSFNNVSTSLSSSTNPLSVPSGELFRPASFTFPSTPASAPALSTNSGAFSGGFGVGATVPAQAPSPFGQPAQVGSGQQVLGSVLGSFGQSRQLGSALPGSGFASPPGFGGGFAASNNTGGFSNAAVGGGFAGRTSAGGGFAAIASTGGGFASVTSTGSGFGGFAGAAPAGGGFAGAAPAGGGFAGAAPAGGGFAGAAPAGGGFAGAAPAGGGFGAAATSTGGFAGAGSGGGFGAFNSQGSGGFSAFSNAGGNKPPELFTQMRK from the exons ATGACGGCCGTCAAGATCGAAGAGTTCGAAGGAGACGTAGTTCCAACTACCGACCACTTCTTCGTCAAGATTGGAGAACCTGTTCCTTTGAACTCCGATGACTCTAACTTTGATCTCCAAACTCCACCTTCTCAACCTCTCTCACTCTCCGAACGCTTTCGTCTCACTTTTGTTGCTCATTCTTCCG GTTTTTATGTTGTGAAGACGAAAGACCTTATTGATTCTGCTAAAGGAAGTGGCTCTTCCGTGGAAGAGTTGAGTcttgttgatgttcctattggTAGAGTTCGTATATTGGCTGTTTCTACTGATAATTCATTGCTTGCTGCTGCTGTTGCCGGTGATATTAGGTTTTACTCTGTTGATAGCTTTCTCAATAAG GAAGTGAAGCTATCCTTTTCCTGTTCACTCAATGATTCAGCCTTTGTCAAGGACATGCGATGGACAACATCATCAAAAAGTTCTTATGTTGTTCTTTCAAATACTGGGCAATTATACCATGGCGAGGCTGGTTTTCCTCTTAAACACGTGATAGACAGTGTTGAAGCTG TTGATTGGTGTGTAAAAGGGACACTAGTTGCCGTGGCTAGAAAAAATGTTCTGAGCATTTTATCCACTAAGTTTGAAGAAAAGGTTTCAATTCCACTACCCTTCAGATCTTGGATTGGCGACTCTGAGGAAAATGTCAGTGTAAAAG TTGATTCTGTCAAGTGTGTTCGACCGGACTCCATTATAATTGGATGCTTTCAACTTACTGAAGATGGACAGGAGGAAAATTATCTTATCCAAGTTATTAGCAGCAAGCTTGGTGAAATTTCTGAT GATTGTTCTGAATTAGTTGTCCAATCATTCTATGATAATTACCCACTACTTGTTGATGATATTGTATCCCCTGGAAGTGGGCCCTACCTTTTATTGGCTTATTTAGAACAATG CCAACTTGTGATCAATGCCAACATGAAGAATACAGATAACCACATTAGCTTGCTTGGTTGGTCAGAAGATGATGATAAGAGTGAAGCAGCAATTGTTGATAAACTTGAAATTGACCGATCAAAGTGGATTCCAAAAATTGAGCTTCAAG CAAATGAAGATGATAATCTTCTCTTGGGATTATGTATTGATAAAGTTTCAATATATCAAAAAGTTGGAATTCAACTTGGTGCAAATGAGGAAAAAACTGAGCTCTCACCTTATTGTGTTCTTATGTGTCTCACACTGGATGGGAAACTTGTTTTGTTTCATGTTGCCAG TCTTGCAGGAGGTAAAGTTTCACCTGAGGTTGATTCTACTGAGCATGATGAGAAAGACGCTCCTGTAAAGCTACCTGTTGATGAAAGCTCCATCTTTTCTCATGGATTGCAGAAAAAGGAACATGAATTGGGTCAG GATGTTGAAGTTAGGCCTTTTGCTGAAGGTTATACTGAGTACCCTGAAGTGGGATCAGCAACAAGTGTACAGTCTTTGAAGTCTGATGTGCTGCAAAGGGTTCTAAGTGTAGATGTGAAGCAAGTTAATGATAATCACGATAATAGTTCACGAGACTCGCAAAGAGCTTCTCATCTATTGCCTGGTGGAACATTTTCGTTCTCCAAAAACTCTAATGTGACTTCAGTTTCAGGTTCAAGTTATGTTGATGGTAGTGGttatcaaaataaaaaatataccATGGGTGCTACAAATGCCAACACTCCAAACGTTCCTGGTAGCATAGGTGGAAAGCCTTTTTTTGTAAAGGATGCAAATGTTGAATCTCCTGCTACCTATTCTGCTGCAAATGTTCCTGGTAGCACTGGTGGAAAGCCTTTTCATGTAAAGGATGTGAATGTTGAATCTCCTGGCGTCTACTCTGCCAGTAGGCCTGTTCAGAGTGGTGGACAACTAACTTCCGTAGGAGCAGAAAGTTCACATTTGTCATTACTCGGAAACTCTACAACTGGAAAGTCATCTATACGAAAGTTTCATCCTTCTGATGAGCAGCATGTAAATTCATCCAAGCCTGGGATTTCAAGTTCTGATTTGTCAAAGCAGTTTGGCAAT ATTAATGAGATGACCAAAGAACTGGATCTGCTTTTAAAGTCAGTAGAAGAGGCTGGAGGCTTTAGAGATGCTTGCACCAGGTCGCTACAAAGTTCAATTGAGGAAGTGGAGCGCAACATGGACACTCTATCTAAACAATGCAAAATACGGATG GGCCAAGTGGATCAACATCTTGAGGAGGTTCATTATCTTCTTAACAATACAATACAAG TCGTGGCAAGAAAAGTATACTTGGAAGACATATATAAGCAAGCCTGTGATAGCCGATATTGGGACCTATGGAATAGGCAAAAGTTGAATTCAGAACTAGAGCTAAAGCGACAGCATATACTGAGTCTGAATCAG GATTTAACTAATCAGTTAGTTGAATTGGAGAGACATTTCAATGCCCTTGAACTGAACAAATTCAGTCAATATGGTGGCCATCACATTGGTCGCGGAGCTTCACAAAATAGATATGGACCTTCAAG GCACATTCAGTCACTGCATAGTTTACAGAATGCAATCAGGTCGCAACTTGTAGCTGCAGAGAGTCTCTCTGAATGCCTTTCAAAACAGATGACTACATTGAGTTTAAGGTCCCCAACTGAGGAGCAAAAGAATGTGAAAGAGCTCTTTGAAACAATAGGAATTCCCTATGACGCTTCTTTTGGCTCTCCAGATACAAAAGTTCTTATGAAGACTCCTTCTAGTAAGAAGCTCTTGTTTTCTGATTTGACTAGTAGTAAAGAAAAATCCAAGAGAGTTCAAGGCAGTTATATGAAGAGTTGTGAACCAGAAACAGCTAGGAGGAGGAGAGACTCACTTGACCAG AGTTGGACCTGTTCTGAACCTCCTAAAACTATCATCAAAAGGATGCTGCTGCAAGACCTCCAGAAACCGAAGTGGAAAGAATCACcattttcaaaagaaaaaattaaagCTTCCATGCCAGTGCAATCCGCTCCTCATCAAATGAATGCCAGAATTCCCTCAG CAGGCTTTCTGGATTCCCATCCAGCACTTAAAGACGTGTCAGAACACTCAAAGGCATTTATGCAGGATGGCGACCTCAAAGCACACTTTAGAGTTTCAGATTCCAAGTCTCATGTTTTGCAAAGAAGTAATATCTCTGCAGTTCCCCCACGTCCTGCATTCCCCTTGTCACCTACAATTGTGCATGGTCATGCTACAGAATCGAGAGAATTTGCTGCCGAAAAATTGAATGTTAAAAAATTTGATTCAAGTTCGAATAGTGAGAGCAAGCCTTTTTCACTCACGGAAATGCCCCAAAAGTTCTCAATATCTACCCGCTCAACCACAGAAACACCTTCATCTTTGTTTAAATCAAGTGCAGTGCCCATTACAAACAGTACAATGGCTACGGGTACAAGTTTCACAACGGGAGACAAACTTTCAAGTGCATTTACTCCTGAATCTTGGAAAAAAAACATCCCATTCTCAGAGTCACACTCGTCCTCTATTTCTGCCACTTCAAATACGGTTGGAAAAGTTTCCGGGTTCAATTTTGATAAAAGCTGGCCTGAAAATAATGTTCCAGCAGTGCCCAAGTTTAGTAGTTCTCGTGATTCTCTGTCTCCTCCTACTATTAAAACACCATCGGTTTCTTCAGCATCATTATCTGTCTCGTCCTTAGCTTTGCCTACAGCAGCAGTGTCAGCGACATTAAGCAATACTATGACTAGTTCAAACTTTAGTATAGATTCTAATCACATGTCAACATCTTCAGCATCAAATTCTCTTCACTTATCTAATCAGGTCCCTAAACAAACGTTGTCCCCGTTACCTAATCCCCTTTCCTTGAACTCAACTTTGGAGTCGCCTAAATCGGAGATTCAACCATCTGCTGTACCTGATTTAAAGACTAATTCAGATGTTGCTGCAAAAGTGGCCACTCAGCTAAATGAGCCTCTAAATGGTCAATCTGAAATGAAGCTTGGATCTTCAAGAAACTTCAGTCCTACTAATGAACAGCCTGCCAAGAATATAACTAGTTCTGATATCAATATTGCCTCAGTTTCTCAATCAGAAAGGCCTTCAGATGCACCTCTGCAACTTTCAACTTCTTTTCTTACTTCTGCTAGTGTTTCAAGCGGGAAAAATGGGGGCTTGGATTTTGGACTTTCTCAGGAAGATGAGATGGAGGAAGAAGCTCCTGAGACAAGTAACTCAACGGAACTTAGTTTGGGAAGCCTTGGCGGTTTCGGAATTGGCTCAACCCCTAACCCATCAGTTCCTAAATCAAATCCATTTGGGGGTTCATTTAATAATGTATCAACAAGTTTATCAAGCTCTACAAATCCATTATCAGTTCCCAGTGGAGAGTTGTTTCGACCAGCATCTTTTACATTCCCAAGCACTCCAGCATCTGCGCCAGCTCTGTCAACAAATTCAGGTGCATTTTCTGGGGGTTTTGGTGTTGGGGCAACTGTTCCTGCACAAGCTCCAAGTCCATTTGGGCAACCAGCACAAGTTGGATCAGGGCAGCAGGTTCTTGGATCAGTTCTTGGTTCTTTTGGACAATCAAGGCAACTTGGCAGTGCTCTTCCTGGAAGTGGTTTTGCATCTCCCCCTGGTTTTGGTGGTGGATTTGCTGCCAGTAATAATACTGGTGGATTTTCAAATGCTGCTGTTGGTGGAGGGTTTGCTGGTAGAACATCAGCAGGTGGAGGGTTTGCTGCCATAGCATCCACAGGTGGAGGCTTTGCAAGCGTTACATCCACAGGTAGTGGATTTGGTGGATTTGCCGGTGCTGCTCCTGCTGGTGGTGGATTTGCCGGTGCTGCTCCAGCTGGTGGTGGATTTGCCGGTGCTGCTCCCGCTGGTGGTGGGTTTGCCGGTGCTGCTCCAGCTGGTGGTGGATTTGCCGGTGCTGCTCCCGCtggtggtggttttggtgctgctgcTACTTCAACTGGTGGATTTGCAGGAGCCGGTTCTGGTGGTGGGTTCGGAGCATTTAACAGCCAAGGAAGTGGTGGTTTTTCTGCTTTTAGTAATGCTGGAGGTAACAAACCACCTGAGTTGTTCACGCAGATGAGAAAGTAG